The Corvus moneduloides isolate bCorMon1 chromosome 28, bCorMon1.pri, whole genome shotgun sequence genome contains a region encoding:
- the ANKRD24 gene encoding ankyrin repeat domain-containing protein 24 isoform X4: protein MKSLKARFKKADSQDWTKNDEKLLQAVDYNDAGRVTSLLLRKGLVPTKLDSEGKSAFHLAATRGNVDCLEAMLAHGVDAMTKDSSGYTALHLASKHGHPQCVSKLLQASCPVDVADGSGRTALHLAAASGCISCSEILCDFKAPLNSKDKDGSTPLILAAKMSHSELCRYLLHRGAAVNSRDLQGRTALMLACESGSVDTVEVLVSAGARVAVVDATGHDAAHYGLATGNALIQHLLQEAAQRRSWASEEESTEQTSQTSSPSQSSVREKSSTPRKRKAPLPPLGTPSQEDRDAYEEIVRLRQERAQFLQKIRGLEQQEKQRRERAELDESSLRSMEKQIRELEERLAVRDGEKEKLGKEVEALRSRLSSMENEKENTSYDIETLQDEEGDPLEFPGAELLLSKKTLSPSAEELLATLQGQVQSLTVQNKELREKIQVLENYERDESSPPAPGDVVPASLYRALQRELERLRTQGREATAQAGGDGQRGASEPIPEGSAGPHPTKGPTWAWGECKAVLDELGVQTSPSSSPSGQREPGTELVEAQAALKQAQTELEERERQLKELQARLEAAEAAASPGASAEEASREKKALLERCGRAEAEAEALRRELEARPRDTPGAPEPGAAGAAGAAELARQQEEAEAQLAELRAVLARREAELGALRERLREHEEEAPARLRQAQALRERLAQLEAAAEAKAREAARLEAELAAAVPRAQHEAAEAGLRAEAAALARRLQELERRHEKTCEEVFRVQRQALFMKSERQAAEDRLGAAQKQLEQAQDEARRLRELHGHAEDAARLVRDRDRKITELSKEVFRLKEALNALPESGGPPQSPPNTAALQAQIRALEEKLEETETRHSKVVTLYRSHLLYAVQGHMDEDVQRLLCQILRMQQLQEQGR from the exons ATGAAGAGCCTGAAGGCCAGGTTCAAGAAGGCGGAT AGCCAGGACTGGACCAAGAACGACGAGAAGCTGCTGCAGGCCGTGGACTACAACGATGCCGGGCGGGTCACGTCACTCCTGCTCCGCAAGGGCCTGGTGCCCACCAAGCTGGACTCGGAGGGCAAATCCGC GTTCCACCTGGCTGCTACACGGGGCAACGTGGACTGCCTGGAAGCAATGCTGGCCCACGGCGTGGATGCCATGACCAAGGACAGCTCGG GTTACACTGCCCTGCACTTGGCCTCCAAGCACGGCCACCCTCAGTGTGTCAGCAAACTGCTGCAG GCCTCCTGCCCCGTGGACGTGGCCGATGGCAGTGGCCGGACCGCGCTGCACCTGGCAG CTGCCAGCGGCTGCATCTCCTGCTCCGAGATCCTCTGTGACTTCAAGGCTCCCTTGAACAGCAAGGACAAG GATGGCTCCACGCCGCTGATCCTGGCTGCCAAGATGAGCCACTCGGAGCTGTGCCGGTACCTCCTGCACCGCGGGGCCGCCGTCAACAGCCGGGACCTGCAGGGCAG GACAGCCCTGATGCTGGCCTGCGAGAGCGGCAGCGTGGACACCGTGGAGGTGCTGGTCAGCGCCGGCGCCCGCGTGGCCGTGGTGGACGCCACCGGCCACGACGCCGCTCACTACGGGCTGGCCACGGGCAACGCCCTCatccagcacctcctgcaggAGGCGGCCCAGCGCCGCTCGTGGGCCAGCG AAGAGGAGTCAACTGAGCAGACATCGCAG ACGTCTTCGCCCAGCCAGTCGTCCGTCAGGGAGAAGAGCAGCACCCCGAGGAAGAGAAAggcccctctgcctcccctgggcacccccagcCAG GAGGACCGGGACGCCTACGAGGAGATCGTGCGGCTGCGGCAGGAGAGGGCCCAGTTCCTGCAGAAGAtccggggcttggagcagcaggagaagcagagacGGGAG CGGGCGGAGCTGGACGAGAGCTCCCTGCGCTCCATGGAGAAGCAG ATCCGGGAACTGGAAGAGCGACTGGCGGTGCgggatggggagaaggagaagctggGCAAGGAGGTGGAGGCTCTGCGGAGCCGCCTGTCCTCAATGGAG AACGAGAAGGAGAACACGAGCTACGACATTGAGACGCTGCAGGACGAGGAGGGAGACCCACTTGAGTTCCCAG gagcggagctgctgctctccaagaAGACGCTGAGCCCCTCGGccgaggagctgctggccaCGCTCCAGGGGCAGGTGCAGTCCCTGACCGTGCAGAACAAGGAGCTAAGGGAGAAAATCCAG GTGCTGGAGAACTACGAGCGGGATGAGAGCAGCCCCCCTGCCCCGGGGGACGTGGTGCCCGCCAGTCTGTACCGGGCCCTGCAGCGGGAGCTGGAGCGGCTGCggacacagggcagggaggccaCGGCGCAGGCTGGAGGGGATGGGCAGCGCGGGGCCTCGGAGCCCATCCCGGAGGGGAGCGCGGGACCACATCCCACCAAGGGGCCAACCTGGGCCTGGGGCGAGTGCAAGGCAGTGCTGGACGAGCTGGGGGTGCAGACAtccccctcctcctcaccctctgGCCAGCGGGAGCCGGGCACGGAGCTGGTGGAGGCACAGGCGGCCCTGAAGCAGGCACAGACCGAGCTGGAGGAGCGGGAGcggcagctgaaggagctgcaggccCGGCTGGAGGCTGCGGAGGCTGCTGCCTCACCGGGAGCCTCTGCGGAGGAGGCGTCGAGGGAGAAGAAAGCGCTGCTGGAGCGCTGCGGGCGCGCCGAGGCTGAGGCCGAGGCACTGCGGCGGGAGCTGGAGGCGAGGCCGCGGGACACGCCAGGAGCGCCGgagccgggagcggcgggagcggcgggagcggcggagCTGGCgcggcagcaggaggaggccgaggcacagctggcagagctccGGGCCGTGCTGGCGCGcagggaggctgagctgggcgcgctgcgggagcggctgcGGGAGCACGAGGAGGAGGCCCCGGCGCGGCTGCGGCAGGCGCAGGCCCTGCGGGAGCGCCTGGCGCAGCTGGAGGCCGCGGCCGAGGCCAAGGCCCGCGAGGCCGCCcggctggaggcagagctggcgGCAGCCGTGCCGCGGGCGCAGCATGAGGCGGCCGAGGCCGGGCTgcgggcggaggcggcggcgctggcgcggcggctgcaggagctggagcggCGGCACGAGAAGACGTGCGAGGAGGTGTTCCGCGTGCAGCGGCAGGCGCTGTTCATGAAGAGCGAGCGCCAGGCGGCCGAGGACAGGCTGGGCGCTGCgcagaagcagctggagcaggcccAGGACGAGGCGCGGCGGCTGCGGGAGCTCCACGGCCACGCCGAGGATGCGGCACGGCTGgtcagggacagggacaggaag ATCACGGAGCTCTCCAAGGAGGTTTTCAGGCTGAAGGAAGCCCTGAACGCCCTCCCCGAATCTGGGGGGCCTCCACAGTCCCCGCCCAACACAGCCGCGCTCCAGGCCCAGATCCGAGCActggaggagaagctggag gagacagAGACGAGGCACAGCAAGGTGGTGACGCTGTACCGGAGCCACCTGCTCTACGCTGTGCAG GGCCACATGGACGAGGATGTGCAGAGACTCCTGTGCCAGATCCTGaggatgcagcagctgcaggagcagggcagatgA
- the ANKRD24 gene encoding ankyrin repeat domain-containing protein 24 isoform X3, producing MKSLKARFKKADSQDWTKNDEKLLQAVDYNDAGRVTSLLLRKGLVPTKLDSEGKSAFHLAATRGNVDCLEAMLAHGVDAMTKDSSGYTALHLASKHGHPQCVSKLLQASCPVDVADGSGRTALHLAAASGCISCSEILCDFKAPLNSKDKDGSTPLILAAKMSHSELCRYLLHRGAAVNSRDLQGRTALMLACESGSVDTVEVLVSAGARVAVVDATGHDAAHYGLATGNALIQHLLQEAAQRRSWASEEESTEQTSQTSSPSQSSVREKSSTPRKRKAPLPPLGTPSQEDRDAYEEIVRLRQERAQFLQKIRGLEQQEKQRRERAELDESSLRSMEKQIRELEERLAVRDGEKEKLGKEVEALRSRLSSMENEKENTSYDIETLQDEEGDPLEFPGAELLLSKKTLSPSAEELLATLQGQVQSLTVQNKELREKIQVLENYERDESSPPAPGDVVPASLYRALQRELERLRTQGREATAQAGGDGQRGASEPIPEGSAGPHPTKGPTWAWGECKAVLDELGVQTSPSSSPSGQREPGTELVEAQAALKQAQTELEERERQLKELQARLEAAEAAASPGASAEEASREKKALLERCGRAEAEAEALRRELEARPRDTPGAPEPGAAGAAGAAELARQQEEAEAQLAELRAVLARREAELGALRERLREHEEEAPARLRQAQALRERLAQLEAAAEAKAREAARLEAELAAAVPRAQHEAAEAGLRAEAAALARRLQELERRHEKTCEEVFRVQRQALFMKSERQAAEDRLGAAQKQLEQAQDEARRLRELHGHAEDAARLVRDRDRKITELSKEVFRLKEALNALPESGGPPQSPPNTAALQAQIRALEEKLEETETRHSKVVTLYRSHLLYAVQSPPPQGHMDEDVQRLLCQILRMQQLQEQGR from the exons ATGAAGAGCCTGAAGGCCAGGTTCAAGAAGGCGGAT AGCCAGGACTGGACCAAGAACGACGAGAAGCTGCTGCAGGCCGTGGACTACAACGATGCCGGGCGGGTCACGTCACTCCTGCTCCGCAAGGGCCTGGTGCCCACCAAGCTGGACTCGGAGGGCAAATCCGC GTTCCACCTGGCTGCTACACGGGGCAACGTGGACTGCCTGGAAGCAATGCTGGCCCACGGCGTGGATGCCATGACCAAGGACAGCTCGG GTTACACTGCCCTGCACTTGGCCTCCAAGCACGGCCACCCTCAGTGTGTCAGCAAACTGCTGCAG GCCTCCTGCCCCGTGGACGTGGCCGATGGCAGTGGCCGGACCGCGCTGCACCTGGCAG CTGCCAGCGGCTGCATCTCCTGCTCCGAGATCCTCTGTGACTTCAAGGCTCCCTTGAACAGCAAGGACAAG GATGGCTCCACGCCGCTGATCCTGGCTGCCAAGATGAGCCACTCGGAGCTGTGCCGGTACCTCCTGCACCGCGGGGCCGCCGTCAACAGCCGGGACCTGCAGGGCAG GACAGCCCTGATGCTGGCCTGCGAGAGCGGCAGCGTGGACACCGTGGAGGTGCTGGTCAGCGCCGGCGCCCGCGTGGCCGTGGTGGACGCCACCGGCCACGACGCCGCTCACTACGGGCTGGCCACGGGCAACGCCCTCatccagcacctcctgcaggAGGCGGCCCAGCGCCGCTCGTGGGCCAGCG AAGAGGAGTCAACTGAGCAGACATCGCAG ACGTCTTCGCCCAGCCAGTCGTCCGTCAGGGAGAAGAGCAGCACCCCGAGGAAGAGAAAggcccctctgcctcccctgggcacccccagcCAG GAGGACCGGGACGCCTACGAGGAGATCGTGCGGCTGCGGCAGGAGAGGGCCCAGTTCCTGCAGAAGAtccggggcttggagcagcaggagaagcagagacGGGAG CGGGCGGAGCTGGACGAGAGCTCCCTGCGCTCCATGGAGAAGCAG ATCCGGGAACTGGAAGAGCGACTGGCGGTGCgggatggggagaaggagaagctggGCAAGGAGGTGGAGGCTCTGCGGAGCCGCCTGTCCTCAATGGAG AACGAGAAGGAGAACACGAGCTACGACATTGAGACGCTGCAGGACGAGGAGGGAGACCCACTTGAGTTCCCAG gagcggagctgctgctctccaagaAGACGCTGAGCCCCTCGGccgaggagctgctggccaCGCTCCAGGGGCAGGTGCAGTCCCTGACCGTGCAGAACAAGGAGCTAAGGGAGAAAATCCAG GTGCTGGAGAACTACGAGCGGGATGAGAGCAGCCCCCCTGCCCCGGGGGACGTGGTGCCCGCCAGTCTGTACCGGGCCCTGCAGCGGGAGCTGGAGCGGCTGCggacacagggcagggaggccaCGGCGCAGGCTGGAGGGGATGGGCAGCGCGGGGCCTCGGAGCCCATCCCGGAGGGGAGCGCGGGACCACATCCCACCAAGGGGCCAACCTGGGCCTGGGGCGAGTGCAAGGCAGTGCTGGACGAGCTGGGGGTGCAGACAtccccctcctcctcaccctctgGCCAGCGGGAGCCGGGCACGGAGCTGGTGGAGGCACAGGCGGCCCTGAAGCAGGCACAGACCGAGCTGGAGGAGCGGGAGcggcagctgaaggagctgcaggccCGGCTGGAGGCTGCGGAGGCTGCTGCCTCACCGGGAGCCTCTGCGGAGGAGGCGTCGAGGGAGAAGAAAGCGCTGCTGGAGCGCTGCGGGCGCGCCGAGGCTGAGGCCGAGGCACTGCGGCGGGAGCTGGAGGCGAGGCCGCGGGACACGCCAGGAGCGCCGgagccgggagcggcgggagcggcgggagcggcggagCTGGCgcggcagcaggaggaggccgaggcacagctggcagagctccGGGCCGTGCTGGCGCGcagggaggctgagctgggcgcgctgcgggagcggctgcGGGAGCACGAGGAGGAGGCCCCGGCGCGGCTGCGGCAGGCGCAGGCCCTGCGGGAGCGCCTGGCGCAGCTGGAGGCCGCGGCCGAGGCCAAGGCCCGCGAGGCCGCCcggctggaggcagagctggcgGCAGCCGTGCCGCGGGCGCAGCATGAGGCGGCCGAGGCCGGGCTgcgggcggaggcggcggcgctggcgcggcggctgcaggagctggagcggCGGCACGAGAAGACGTGCGAGGAGGTGTTCCGCGTGCAGCGGCAGGCGCTGTTCATGAAGAGCGAGCGCCAGGCGGCCGAGGACAGGCTGGGCGCTGCgcagaagcagctggagcaggcccAGGACGAGGCGCGGCGGCTGCGGGAGCTCCACGGCCACGCCGAGGATGCGGCACGGCTGgtcagggacagggacaggaag ATCACGGAGCTCTCCAAGGAGGTTTTCAGGCTGAAGGAAGCCCTGAACGCCCTCCCCGAATCTGGGGGGCCTCCACAGTCCCCGCCCAACACAGCCGCGCTCCAGGCCCAGATCCGAGCActggaggagaagctggag gagacagAGACGAGGCACAGCAAGGTGGTGACGCTGTACCGGAGCCACCTGCTCTACGCTGTGCAG TCTCCTCCACCCCAGGGCCACATGGACGAGGATGTGCAGAGACTCCTGTGCCAGATCCTGaggatgcagcagctgcaggagcagggcagatgA
- the ANKRD24 gene encoding ankyrin repeat domain-containing protein 24 isoform X1 yields MASSRRLLLSTMKQICLCAAASFASQDWTKNDEKLLQAVDYNDAGRVTSLLLRKGLVPTKLDSEGKSAFHLAATRGNVDCLEAMLAHGVDAMTKDSSGYTALHLASKHGHPQCVSKLLQASCPVDVADGSGRTALHLAAASGCISCSEILCDFKAPLNSKDKDGSTPLILAAKMSHSELCRYLLHRGAAVNSRDLQGRTALMLACESGSVDTVEVLVSAGARVAVVDATGHDAAHYGLATGNALIQHLLQEAAQRRSWASEEESTEQTSQTSSPSQSSVREKSSTPRKRKAPLPPLGTPSQEDRDAYEEIVRLRQERAQFLQKIRGLEQQEKQRRERAELDESSLRSMEKQIRELEERLAVRDGEKEKLGKEVEALRSRLSSMENEKENTSYDIETLQDEEGDPLEFPGAELLLSKKTLSPSAEELLATLQGQVQSLTVQNKELREKIQVLENYERDESSPPAPGDVVPASLYRALQRELERLRTQGREATAQAGGDGQRGASEPIPEGSAGPHPTKGPTWAWGECKAVLDELGVQTSPSSSPSGQREPGTELVEAQAALKQAQTELEERERQLKELQARLEAAEAAASPGASAEEASREKKALLERCGRAEAEAEALRRELEARPRDTPGAPEPGAAGAAGAAELARQQEEAEAQLAELRAVLARREAELGALRERLREHEEEAPARLRQAQALRERLAQLEAAAEAKAREAARLEAELAAAVPRAQHEAAEAGLRAEAAALARRLQELERRHEKTCEEVFRVQRQALFMKSERQAAEDRLGAAQKQLEQAQDEARRLRELHGHAEDAARLVRDRDRKITELSKEVFRLKEALNALPESGGPPQSPPNTAALQAQIRALEEKLEETETRHSKVVTLYRSHLLYAVQSPPPQGHMDEDVQRLLCQILRMQQLQEQGR; encoded by the exons aTGGCGTCCTCCCGCCGCCTCCTGCTCAGCACCATGAAGCAGATCTGCCTTTGTGCCGCCGCCTCCTTCGCG AGCCAGGACTGGACCAAGAACGACGAGAAGCTGCTGCAGGCCGTGGACTACAACGATGCCGGGCGGGTCACGTCACTCCTGCTCCGCAAGGGCCTGGTGCCCACCAAGCTGGACTCGGAGGGCAAATCCGC GTTCCACCTGGCTGCTACACGGGGCAACGTGGACTGCCTGGAAGCAATGCTGGCCCACGGCGTGGATGCCATGACCAAGGACAGCTCGG GTTACACTGCCCTGCACTTGGCCTCCAAGCACGGCCACCCTCAGTGTGTCAGCAAACTGCTGCAG GCCTCCTGCCCCGTGGACGTGGCCGATGGCAGTGGCCGGACCGCGCTGCACCTGGCAG CTGCCAGCGGCTGCATCTCCTGCTCCGAGATCCTCTGTGACTTCAAGGCTCCCTTGAACAGCAAGGACAAG GATGGCTCCACGCCGCTGATCCTGGCTGCCAAGATGAGCCACTCGGAGCTGTGCCGGTACCTCCTGCACCGCGGGGCCGCCGTCAACAGCCGGGACCTGCAGGGCAG GACAGCCCTGATGCTGGCCTGCGAGAGCGGCAGCGTGGACACCGTGGAGGTGCTGGTCAGCGCCGGCGCCCGCGTGGCCGTGGTGGACGCCACCGGCCACGACGCCGCTCACTACGGGCTGGCCACGGGCAACGCCCTCatccagcacctcctgcaggAGGCGGCCCAGCGCCGCTCGTGGGCCAGCG AAGAGGAGTCAACTGAGCAGACATCGCAG ACGTCTTCGCCCAGCCAGTCGTCCGTCAGGGAGAAGAGCAGCACCCCGAGGAAGAGAAAggcccctctgcctcccctgggcacccccagcCAG GAGGACCGGGACGCCTACGAGGAGATCGTGCGGCTGCGGCAGGAGAGGGCCCAGTTCCTGCAGAAGAtccggggcttggagcagcaggagaagcagagacGGGAG CGGGCGGAGCTGGACGAGAGCTCCCTGCGCTCCATGGAGAAGCAG ATCCGGGAACTGGAAGAGCGACTGGCGGTGCgggatggggagaaggagaagctggGCAAGGAGGTGGAGGCTCTGCGGAGCCGCCTGTCCTCAATGGAG AACGAGAAGGAGAACACGAGCTACGACATTGAGACGCTGCAGGACGAGGAGGGAGACCCACTTGAGTTCCCAG gagcggagctgctgctctccaagaAGACGCTGAGCCCCTCGGccgaggagctgctggccaCGCTCCAGGGGCAGGTGCAGTCCCTGACCGTGCAGAACAAGGAGCTAAGGGAGAAAATCCAG GTGCTGGAGAACTACGAGCGGGATGAGAGCAGCCCCCCTGCCCCGGGGGACGTGGTGCCCGCCAGTCTGTACCGGGCCCTGCAGCGGGAGCTGGAGCGGCTGCggacacagggcagggaggccaCGGCGCAGGCTGGAGGGGATGGGCAGCGCGGGGCCTCGGAGCCCATCCCGGAGGGGAGCGCGGGACCACATCCCACCAAGGGGCCAACCTGGGCCTGGGGCGAGTGCAAGGCAGTGCTGGACGAGCTGGGGGTGCAGACAtccccctcctcctcaccctctgGCCAGCGGGAGCCGGGCACGGAGCTGGTGGAGGCACAGGCGGCCCTGAAGCAGGCACAGACCGAGCTGGAGGAGCGGGAGcggcagctgaaggagctgcaggccCGGCTGGAGGCTGCGGAGGCTGCTGCCTCACCGGGAGCCTCTGCGGAGGAGGCGTCGAGGGAGAAGAAAGCGCTGCTGGAGCGCTGCGGGCGCGCCGAGGCTGAGGCCGAGGCACTGCGGCGGGAGCTGGAGGCGAGGCCGCGGGACACGCCAGGAGCGCCGgagccgggagcggcgggagcggcgggagcggcggagCTGGCgcggcagcaggaggaggccgaggcacagctggcagagctccGGGCCGTGCTGGCGCGcagggaggctgagctgggcgcgctgcgggagcggctgcGGGAGCACGAGGAGGAGGCCCCGGCGCGGCTGCGGCAGGCGCAGGCCCTGCGGGAGCGCCTGGCGCAGCTGGAGGCCGCGGCCGAGGCCAAGGCCCGCGAGGCCGCCcggctggaggcagagctggcgGCAGCCGTGCCGCGGGCGCAGCATGAGGCGGCCGAGGCCGGGCTgcgggcggaggcggcggcgctggcgcggcggctgcaggagctggagcggCGGCACGAGAAGACGTGCGAGGAGGTGTTCCGCGTGCAGCGGCAGGCGCTGTTCATGAAGAGCGAGCGCCAGGCGGCCGAGGACAGGCTGGGCGCTGCgcagaagcagctggagcaggcccAGGACGAGGCGCGGCGGCTGCGGGAGCTCCACGGCCACGCCGAGGATGCGGCACGGCTGgtcagggacagggacaggaag ATCACGGAGCTCTCCAAGGAGGTTTTCAGGCTGAAGGAAGCCCTGAACGCCCTCCCCGAATCTGGGGGGCCTCCACAGTCCCCGCCCAACACAGCCGCGCTCCAGGCCCAGATCCGAGCActggaggagaagctggag gagacagAGACGAGGCACAGCAAGGTGGTGACGCTGTACCGGAGCCACCTGCTCTACGCTGTGCAG TCTCCTCCACCCCAGGGCCACATGGACGAGGATGTGCAGAGACTCCTGTGCCAGATCCTGaggatgcagcagctgcaggagcagggcagatgA
- the ANKRD24 gene encoding ankyrin repeat domain-containing protein 24 isoform X2, giving the protein MASSRRLLLSTMKQICLCAAASFASQDWTKNDEKLLQAVDYNDAGRVTSLLLRKGLVPTKLDSEGKSAFHLAATRGNVDCLEAMLAHGVDAMTKDSSGYTALHLASKHGHPQCVSKLLQASCPVDVADGSGRTALHLAAASGCISCSEILCDFKAPLNSKDKDGSTPLILAAKMSHSELCRYLLHRGAAVNSRDLQGRTALMLACESGSVDTVEVLVSAGARVAVVDATGHDAAHYGLATGNALIQHLLQEAAQRRSWASEEESTEQTSQTSSPSQSSVREKSSTPRKRKAPLPPLGTPSQEDRDAYEEIVRLRQERAQFLQKIRGLEQQEKQRRERAELDESSLRSMEKQIRELEERLAVRDGEKEKLGKEVEALRSRLSSMENEKENTSYDIETLQDEEGDPLEFPGAELLLSKKTLSPSAEELLATLQGQVQSLTVQNKELREKIQVLENYERDESSPPAPGDVVPASLYRALQRELERLRTQGREATAQAGGDGQRGASEPIPEGSAGPHPTKGPTWAWGECKAVLDELGVQTSPSSSPSGQREPGTELVEAQAALKQAQTELEERERQLKELQARLEAAEAAASPGASAEEASREKKALLERCGRAEAEAEALRRELEARPRDTPGAPEPGAAGAAGAAELARQQEEAEAQLAELRAVLARREAELGALRERLREHEEEAPARLRQAQALRERLAQLEAAAEAKAREAARLEAELAAAVPRAQHEAAEAGLRAEAAALARRLQELERRHEKTCEEVFRVQRQALFMKSERQAAEDRLGAAQKQLEQAQDEARRLRELHGHAEDAARLVRDRDRKITELSKEVFRLKEALNALPESGGPPQSPPNTAALQAQIRALEEKLEETETRHSKVVTLYRSHLLYAVQGHMDEDVQRLLCQILRMQQLQEQGR; this is encoded by the exons aTGGCGTCCTCCCGCCGCCTCCTGCTCAGCACCATGAAGCAGATCTGCCTTTGTGCCGCCGCCTCCTTCGCG AGCCAGGACTGGACCAAGAACGACGAGAAGCTGCTGCAGGCCGTGGACTACAACGATGCCGGGCGGGTCACGTCACTCCTGCTCCGCAAGGGCCTGGTGCCCACCAAGCTGGACTCGGAGGGCAAATCCGC GTTCCACCTGGCTGCTACACGGGGCAACGTGGACTGCCTGGAAGCAATGCTGGCCCACGGCGTGGATGCCATGACCAAGGACAGCTCGG GTTACACTGCCCTGCACTTGGCCTCCAAGCACGGCCACCCTCAGTGTGTCAGCAAACTGCTGCAG GCCTCCTGCCCCGTGGACGTGGCCGATGGCAGTGGCCGGACCGCGCTGCACCTGGCAG CTGCCAGCGGCTGCATCTCCTGCTCCGAGATCCTCTGTGACTTCAAGGCTCCCTTGAACAGCAAGGACAAG GATGGCTCCACGCCGCTGATCCTGGCTGCCAAGATGAGCCACTCGGAGCTGTGCCGGTACCTCCTGCACCGCGGGGCCGCCGTCAACAGCCGGGACCTGCAGGGCAG GACAGCCCTGATGCTGGCCTGCGAGAGCGGCAGCGTGGACACCGTGGAGGTGCTGGTCAGCGCCGGCGCCCGCGTGGCCGTGGTGGACGCCACCGGCCACGACGCCGCTCACTACGGGCTGGCCACGGGCAACGCCCTCatccagcacctcctgcaggAGGCGGCCCAGCGCCGCTCGTGGGCCAGCG AAGAGGAGTCAACTGAGCAGACATCGCAG ACGTCTTCGCCCAGCCAGTCGTCCGTCAGGGAGAAGAGCAGCACCCCGAGGAAGAGAAAggcccctctgcctcccctgggcacccccagcCAG GAGGACCGGGACGCCTACGAGGAGATCGTGCGGCTGCGGCAGGAGAGGGCCCAGTTCCTGCAGAAGAtccggggcttggagcagcaggagaagcagagacGGGAG CGGGCGGAGCTGGACGAGAGCTCCCTGCGCTCCATGGAGAAGCAG ATCCGGGAACTGGAAGAGCGACTGGCGGTGCgggatggggagaaggagaagctggGCAAGGAGGTGGAGGCTCTGCGGAGCCGCCTGTCCTCAATGGAG AACGAGAAGGAGAACACGAGCTACGACATTGAGACGCTGCAGGACGAGGAGGGAGACCCACTTGAGTTCCCAG gagcggagctgctgctctccaagaAGACGCTGAGCCCCTCGGccgaggagctgctggccaCGCTCCAGGGGCAGGTGCAGTCCCTGACCGTGCAGAACAAGGAGCTAAGGGAGAAAATCCAG GTGCTGGAGAACTACGAGCGGGATGAGAGCAGCCCCCCTGCCCCGGGGGACGTGGTGCCCGCCAGTCTGTACCGGGCCCTGCAGCGGGAGCTGGAGCGGCTGCggacacagggcagggaggccaCGGCGCAGGCTGGAGGGGATGGGCAGCGCGGGGCCTCGGAGCCCATCCCGGAGGGGAGCGCGGGACCACATCCCACCAAGGGGCCAACCTGGGCCTGGGGCGAGTGCAAGGCAGTGCTGGACGAGCTGGGGGTGCAGACAtccccctcctcctcaccctctgGCCAGCGGGAGCCGGGCACGGAGCTGGTGGAGGCACAGGCGGCCCTGAAGCAGGCACAGACCGAGCTGGAGGAGCGGGAGcggcagctgaaggagctgcaggccCGGCTGGAGGCTGCGGAGGCTGCTGCCTCACCGGGAGCCTCTGCGGAGGAGGCGTCGAGGGAGAAGAAAGCGCTGCTGGAGCGCTGCGGGCGCGCCGAGGCTGAGGCCGAGGCACTGCGGCGGGAGCTGGAGGCGAGGCCGCGGGACACGCCAGGAGCGCCGgagccgggagcggcgggagcggcgggagcggcggagCTGGCgcggcagcaggaggaggccgaggcacagctggcagagctccGGGCCGTGCTGGCGCGcagggaggctgagctgggcgcgctgcgggagcggctgcGGGAGCACGAGGAGGAGGCCCCGGCGCGGCTGCGGCAGGCGCAGGCCCTGCGGGAGCGCCTGGCGCAGCTGGAGGCCGCGGCCGAGGCCAAGGCCCGCGAGGCCGCCcggctggaggcagagctggcgGCAGCCGTGCCGCGGGCGCAGCATGAGGCGGCCGAGGCCGGGCTgcgggcggaggcggcggcgctggcgcggcggctgcaggagctggagcggCGGCACGAGAAGACGTGCGAGGAGGTGTTCCGCGTGCAGCGGCAGGCGCTGTTCATGAAGAGCGAGCGCCAGGCGGCCGAGGACAGGCTGGGCGCTGCgcagaagcagctggagcaggcccAGGACGAGGCGCGGCGGCTGCGGGAGCTCCACGGCCACGCCGAGGATGCGGCACGGCTGgtcagggacagggacaggaag ATCACGGAGCTCTCCAAGGAGGTTTTCAGGCTGAAGGAAGCCCTGAACGCCCTCCCCGAATCTGGGGGGCCTCCACAGTCCCCGCCCAACACAGCCGCGCTCCAGGCCCAGATCCGAGCActggaggagaagctggag gagacagAGACGAGGCACAGCAAGGTGGTGACGCTGTACCGGAGCCACCTGCTCTACGCTGTGCAG GGCCACATGGACGAGGATGTGCAGAGACTCCTGTGCCAGATCCTGaggatgcagcagctgcaggagcagggcagatgA